AAATTAAGGGCAATTCAAGGCGTTGGGAATATGAGCTCCAACGCCCTTTTCCTTTGCGGGCGCGGCGCGTATCATATGGTCTTTCTAAATGTCGTCGGGCGGGGGGCCGAGGCGAAACACGCGAGTCCGCAATTTGCACCGGCGCGATTGAGCGCCGACGCAAATTGCTCAGGTGCAAGACGTTGAGGTTATGCCATGAGCAACGAAATTGAGAAGTTGATTCAACAGACTCCGTTTGTCGACACGCATGAGCATTTGTGGGATGAGCGTACACGGCTCGATGCCGCGAACGACTCGGGCGAGCGGTCCGTTCCGTCGGATATTGCGACTCTTTTCTTCCACTATGCCGACGCGGATTTGGTGTCAGCAGGCTTAACGCCTGAGGACCGTGCGAAGGCGTTGAATTCGCAAACCGATGTCGATGAGAAATGGCGCATTCTAGGACCCGCCTATGCACGGACTCGGTATACCGGCTATCTGCAGAATGTACGAGAAAGTGTGCGGTTGCTGTTTGGAGAGGATGACGTTACCGATAGCAACTACCGGGAGATTTCGGATCGCATTCGAAAGCAGATTCAGCCTCGGTATTACTATCGGATACTGCGCGAAGTCGCGAATATCGAGTACTGCCAGGTTAACAGCTTTGAGCACCCGGTCTTTCACCTCACGGAATATCCCGATTTGCTCTGTCAGGATTTGAGTTTTGTCGGGCTGAGTACGGCTCTGAACGTGCGAGTCGTATCTGAACACGCGAAACGCGAGGTGCGCTCGCTTCAGGATTGGCACGAAGTCTTGGATTGGGTGTTTACGACGTACGGCCCGAAGGCGATTGCCATGAAGAACCAGAGCGCGTACGGACGGCGCCTGGATTACGACCAAGTGAAGGCGGAGGACGCGGCGCCGCTATTCGCCAAATACCTGAGCGATCCCAAGGGTGTTACGGAGGCGGAGCTCAAGGCCATCCAGGACCATCTGTTTCATTATTGCATCGAGAAATCGGTGGAATACCGTCTGCCGGTGAAGCTCCACACGGGCTACTACGCGGGATGGAACAGCATGCATCTGCACCGGGTCCGGCAGAACGCGTCGGATCTGTGTCCGATACTCATGGCCCATCCCAACGCCCGGTTTATCCTTATGCACATCGATTACCCGTACCAAGACGAGGCTATTGCGTTGGCCAAGCAGTTCCCCAACGCGTACATCGATATGTGCTGGGCCTGGATTATCAACCCGGCCGCGGGTGTTCGCTTTGTAAGGGAGTTTCTGATGGCCGCGTCGCACAAGAAGCTCTTGACGTTCGGCGGCGACTACGGCCCCGTAGAGATGGTCCCGGGGCATGCCGCTATTGCCCGCAAAGGACTTACCCAAGCTATACGCAGTCTTGTCAAGGAAGACTGGTTGAAGTCCAGAGATGTGCCCGACGTCGTTGATTCCATCATGCGCGGCAATGCGCACGAAATCTTCGACTACAAAGGTACCTTGAAGATGTGGGAAATGGATCGGACACAGGCCCCGAAGTCTTGATCGTCCATGTTTCGAACCATCGATGTTGAGACTGATTTCCCGAAAGTGGCTGCAAGGAGACTATGATGTCTGTGCCGAAAACGCGTGACCATGGGTTGCGCGAGGTCTTGGAGCGTGAGGTGTTGCCTGCCGTGGAACGGCCATCCCGGTACCTCGGCACGGAACTCAACGCCACGCATAAGGACCCGAACTCCGTCGACTTGCGCATTGCCTTGGTCTTTCCGGACCTGTACGACTTAGGGTTGGGAAATCTCGGTATTCTGATCCTCTATGCGATCCTCAATAAGCTGGATTGGTGTTGGTGCGAGCGGGCCTATGCGCCTGCGCCTGACATGGAGCGCCAACTGCGCGAACGCGGACTGCCCATCTTTGCCAATGAATCGAAGGATTCGTTGGGAGACATGGACGTTATCGGGTTTACACTCCAGTCGGAACTGACGTACACGAACATTCTCAATATCATCGACCTCGCAGGCATACCTGTACGCACCAAGGACCGCGACGATTCCCATCCGCTCACGATGGCGGGCGGTCCGTCGGTGTTCAATCCGGAGCCGCTGTCGCCGTTCATCGATTTCTTCGTCATTGGCGATGGAGAAGACGCCATCGTAGAGATTGCCGAGACGCTGCGGGCCGTGAAAGGGCTTCCCCGGATCGAGAAGCTTGAAGCGCTCGCGAAGCTCGAAGGTGTCTATGTGCCTGCGCTGTATCCGTTCGAGACGATGCCGGATGGCCGCATTCTGCCCAAAGAGGACGCGCCGAAGATTGTGAAGCGCGTCGTGAAGGACCTCGACGGCGCGACATTTCCTGTCAATTACATCGTCCCCTATACGCAACAGGTGCACGACCGCGTGGGCTTGGAGGTCTTGCGCGGTTGCACGCAAGGGTGCCGGTTTTGCCAGGCGGGCATGGTGACGCGGCCAGTACGTGAGCGGAGTCTGGAGAAGGTCGACGAGTTGATGGAACGCACGCTTGCGGCGACGGGCTATGAGGAGATATCGCTCGTGTCGCTGTCTACGTGCGACTTTTCGCGTCCGCGCATGTTGGTTGAGCAGGCCGCGAAACGCGCCGCGCAGGAAAATGTTGCGGTATCGTTGCCTTCGCTCCGGCTCGACTCGTTTGCCGTTGAACTGGCGGACATGGTAGCGGGGGTGAGGCGCAGCGGACTTACGTTTGCGCCGGAAGCGGCCACCCCGCGTCTGCGCGCCGTGATTAACAAGTGGATTCCCGACGAAGAACTCCTGCAGATGTCTCTGGAAGCGTACAAGCGCGGTTGGAACCACGTGAAGACGTACTTCATGATTGGGCTGCCGACGGAACGGGACGAAGACGTCGAAGCCATTGTGGACTTGTGCGTACGTACGTTGAAGCAGGGGCGCACAGTGAACCCGAAGGCAAAGGTGAATACGGGCGTATCAACGTTCGTTCCCAAACCATTCACGCCGTTTCAGTGGGCGGAACAGATTACGCTGGAGGAGGCATATCGCAGGCAGGGCATCCTCATTAATGGATTCCGTCCGCACGCGGCCATCAAGTTTGGACGGCACGAGCCGGAGACGACGTTTATCGAGGGCATGTTGTCGCGCGCGGACCGCCGTGGCGGAGATTTGATTGAGGCGGCGTGGCGCAACGGAGCGCGTCTCGAATCGTGGAACGAGCACCTCAACTTTCAGGCGTGGCTCGATGCCGTGCAGCAAATCAACTACGACGTGGCGGGGGCTCTGCGCGCGCGCGACCTTGACGAGCGGTTGCCGTGGGACCACATCGACATGCTGATTCCGAAGAAGTGGTTCCAGGAAGACTGGCAGCGCGCCATGGAACTCAAGCACGCGCAAGATTGCCGGGCGGGAAAGTGCCATCTTTGTGGCGTGATTTACCGCGAGCGCGACTTGTGCAAGCACATGCTCAAGCGTCAGAAGCAGGGACGTATCGACGAGCAATCGTGGACGCGTACTGAGCTTCCTGAATTCAAAGAGCCCGAGCCGGCGCAGCGCCTGCGATTGCGCATCGGCCGAGTGGGCGAGACGCGCTTTCTATCGCACCTCGAACTTGTAAACGCATGGATACGTGTGCTTCGCCGGGCGCGTGCGCCCATTGCGTATTCGCAAGGATTCCACGCGCATCCGAAGTTGGGATTCGCCACGGCGCCTCCGGTGGGCGAGGAGTCGGTCGGCGACTATATGGAAATCACACTTCGCGAATGGGTCGAACCGGAGGCATTGCTCGCGCG
This genomic window from Candidatus Hydrogenedentota bacterium contains:
- a CDS encoding amidohydrolase family protein; this encodes MSNEIEKLIQQTPFVDTHEHLWDERTRLDAANDSGERSVPSDIATLFFHYADADLVSAGLTPEDRAKALNSQTDVDEKWRILGPAYARTRYTGYLQNVRESVRLLFGEDDVTDSNYREISDRIRKQIQPRYYYRILREVANIEYCQVNSFEHPVFHLTEYPDLLCQDLSFVGLSTALNVRVVSEHAKREVRSLQDWHEVLDWVFTTYGPKAIAMKNQSAYGRRLDYDQVKAEDAAPLFAKYLSDPKGVTEAELKAIQDHLFHYCIEKSVEYRLPVKLHTGYYAGWNSMHLHRVRQNASDLCPILMAHPNARFILMHIDYPYQDEAIALAKQFPNAYIDMCWAWIINPAAGVRFVREFLMAASHKKLLTFGGDYGPVEMVPGHAAIARKGLTQAIRSLVKEDWLKSRDVPDVVDSIMRGNAHEIFDYKGTLKMWEMDRTQAPKS
- a CDS encoding TIGR03960 family B12-binding radical SAM protein; its protein translation is MPKTRDHGLREVLEREVLPAVERPSRYLGTELNATHKDPNSVDLRIALVFPDLYDLGLGNLGILILYAILNKLDWCWCERAYAPAPDMERQLRERGLPIFANESKDSLGDMDVIGFTLQSELTYTNILNIIDLAGIPVRTKDRDDSHPLTMAGGPSVFNPEPLSPFIDFFVIGDGEDAIVEIAETLRAVKGLPRIEKLEALAKLEGVYVPALYPFETMPDGRILPKEDAPKIVKRVVKDLDGATFPVNYIVPYTQQVHDRVGLEVLRGCTQGCRFCQAGMVTRPVRERSLEKVDELMERTLAATGYEEISLVSLSTCDFSRPRMLVEQAAKRAAQENVAVSLPSLRLDSFAVELADMVAGVRRSGLTFAPEAATPRLRAVINKWIPDEELLQMSLEAYKRGWNHVKTYFMIGLPTERDEDVEAIVDLCVRTLKQGRTVNPKAKVNTGVSTFVPKPFTPFQWAEQITLEEAYRRQGILINGFRPHAAIKFGRHEPETTFIEGMLSRADRRGGDLIEAAWRNGARLESWNEHLNFQAWLDAVQQINYDVAGALRARDLDERLPWDHIDMLIPKKWFQEDWQRAMELKHAQDCRAGKCHLCGVIYRERDLCKHMLKRQKQGRIDEQSWTRTELPEFKEPEPAQRLRLRIGRVGETRFLSHLELVNAWIRVLRRARAPIAYSQGFHAHPKLGFATAPPVGEESVGDYMEITLREWVEPEALLARIQGTLPEGLRAFEISEIPLRGPALMSLASGFAYTFYADAEAGSVQQRIEEILAAPQVMVERTSKPKERGRPRQRIEVDIRPMIRVLELSQTNDEQVAIDVALDMVRGRCAKPREIIALMGLDPVTTRVLKRDTFFASEPVPTAMSFHK